The Stieleria maiorica genome includes the window GGTCAATCGTGAATAGCATGGCTTCGCCACATCTCCGGCTACCTGGTGTACTAGATAGATGGTAATGCGGGCAGGTAAGCGTGTCAAGCAATGCGGTTGACGCGAGGAAAAGCGGCAACTGAATCTCAGTTTGATTCCCGCTGCCATCATCAAGAAGTGTGGCGAACAGCCCGGCTCGGATGGCCGCGACCGCAAGAGCCCCAGCGAATCCGGGCGAACCCCATGTCCACGCTTGTCGTCGTAGCGGCCGCGGTGTCGATCTGCCGGCACAAAGTCTGCAAGACCTCCTTTGTGGCTGACATACAAGAAGGCTGACACACAAGAAGAACGAGCCCTCGTGGTAGGAAGAAATCCAATCAGGGGACCGGGCGGACGGACAGAACCGTCCAAGATAGCCAGACGATCGATCAGTGAGTGCGAGGGAAAGGTTGCCCTGCGGTTGCATCGATCGAGCGCAGGTCAGCCAAGTCAGCCGTGAGCCATCAGCCCCGTGCCCTCATCCGTCATTCCGATTCAAGGCAACCTTTCGGGGACACTGCGATCAATTGGCCCCGCGGATGGCAATGCGCACCAACGGATCTCATCTTGCTTTTTATCTGTGGGAACGCTTTGCCATCCGTGGTTGATTCAGAAGGCGCCCTGGAAGTCTATCCGCTCATGGACGCGGGAAGCGATCGTCCCGGGCGGAATTATTGTGGCACTCCCCCGCAAAGCCGGAGAGAAGGGAGCCGTTCGACAGGCTGTGCATCACCGGCACCTACGTTGCCGTCCTTCTGGGACACCTCACCCACCCAATCCGCTCGGATTCGAACGACTAAGTGTCCCAGTCGACGGATGACAGCATCCGCGCCATCCCATCTGCGCAATCGGTGGAACCATTTGCGCTCTCGATGCGTCTTTGGTAATGCCGCGACCAAGAGAATTCTGGAATAGGATGGCGGTGCAGAATAAACGCTCTTCGAGGACAACAATGGCCATTCGGCTTGTCGCATCCATTTTTTCAGTCGTCTGCATCACCGGTCTGAGTTTTGCCGCTGACGGCGGCGATCGTTTTGGGCTCACCCCCGACCGGCCCACCCTGGCGATGACGATCCAAGACGGTCCGGTCGGCATCCACGTCGCTCGGGGTGATCGAATGGTTGCCTGCGAATTCGATCCCAACTCACCGCCGAATCGGTTGCCCTCCAACACCAAAGCGATCGTCTTGATCGATCTGAAGACGGGTCAAGAAATCAGTCGGATGCCGTTCCGTGAACCGTTGGTCGTCAGGACGACCGCCTGTTCATCCGACGGCCGCTACTTGGTGGTTTGTGATCAACGTTCGGCGCGACAGTTTGACTTGGAGAACGGGGTGCTGATTCGCTCGTTGCCGGTCAACAGCACTCGAAGTTTTCCGGTGATTTCTCCGACCGAACCGGTGCTCGCACTCTGTGACGATCGCGATATTTCGCTGTGGGACCTGACCGATGGCAGTCGGATCGCTGACCTACCCGCGCATCCGACGTCCATCGCCAGCTGCGACTTTGACGATCGCGGAACGTCGATTTTGTCAAGTTGTCAAAAATTGACCCGCCGTTGGGATTTGGCCACGAAATCGTCCAAGGCGATCCCCCTGGACCACTCGCTGCAACACATGTCCATCGCCCCCGATGGGACGCAGATCATTGGCCAATTTCAAAAGACGGTGATGGAGCGCGGCGTGGCAAGCTTTGACGCGCGGTCTGGGCGGCGACTTTTGCACCTGCCGTACCACTCCTGGCCGGTTTTCGATTCCAAAGCCGATCGTCTGTTCAGCTGCGATGGTAGCAGCGACGAAGGGACTGCGATCGATGCGGTCCAGATTCGCTCACTCGCATCACCCGATCGAATTCGTTATCTCCCGTTCGCCCCCGAAGTCAACGCAATAATCAGTCGCAATCCGTATTTCTTCACCGATGGCCTAGCGCTCTCACCGGATGGCAAGTACCTGATCATTCGTCTCGAGTACGGTCGACTGTCACAGGTTTGGAAATTGGATCCGTCGATGGATTCGTTGGCGACGGAATTTGATCCCGCGCTGAAGCATCTTCACAATCCGCTGACGCCGAAAGTCGCCTCCAAACCGAAGACGCGTGAGGAGTTGTTTCTCGAAGAAATCCGGGGCATCGAATCCAAGGTTCGCGAACTCAAGGACCAAGGCAAAGTCGCGGAAGCGGAGCAAGCGATCCAAGACCTGTTGGCGGCCGGCGACCGACGTCTGCAACGTGCCCCGATCCGGCATCAAAACCTGATCCGCAACTGCGGCCAAGCGTATCGACACGGATTGGGAAACAACCAGCAAGGATTAGAACTTCTTCAGCGGGCGATTCAGATGGCCGAATCGGACGGGCGATTCGGTGACGGTTGGACGTATTTGTTGCGACAGATTGCCGATACGCAACACGCGCTGGGACAACACGACGACGCGGTGGCAACGTACCAACGATACCTGGATCACCAACGCTCCCAGGGCAACGCGATCGACTCCTACGAATACCGACAGATGGCCGAATTCATTGCCGACGCCCGAGATGCCCAAGCCGCCCTCACTTGGCGCGTCCAAGCGTGGGAACGGTCCGACGAACAGCACGGCGCGCTCAGTCGTCATACACGCGATCTTTTGGACGAATTGCTTGCCGACGTGCGCGAGACGGATCAATGGGAATTGCTCCAACCGGCCTTGGTCGAACACTACAAGCAGTCCAAGCGATTGCTAGGGCCGCATCATCCCGACACCGCCCACGCAGCGGCCCAGCTCGCGCTCCTCTTCGAGCGATTGGGAGAATTCGAGCTCGCGTTGTCCGGAATGGATGAAAGCCAGCGGGCGTTCCGGGACCACGTCGCACGGACGTTGCCTCTGTTGTCGGAGACCGAGCAGGCGGAGTTTTTGCGGCAACGGTTTCAGCCCGCGTTTCACGACGCCTTGGAAATGGCGGCGCGATTGAAATCCGTCCCCCGCGCCGCCGAGTTGTCCGCCGGTTGGGTCTTGAATGCCAAAGGTGCTTCGACGCGTGCCCTGGCCGAGCGGCATCGCATGACCGCATCGACACGCGATCCCGAGGTCCGAAAGACCGCGGAGCAAATTGCTGAAGTCCGCGAACAAATCTCATCGCTGACCTTGTCCGCTCTTCAAAATCCTACCAACGGACTCAAACCCACGGGCGCAGTGGCAGAGCTAAACAACCAGCTTGAAACGCTCCGCAACCGCGAATCGGAGCTGTCATGGCAACTCGGTTCGACCGGCTGGACGGAGCTTCGACATTCCCCGTGGAGCGACTTGTCCAGTGTGCGTGAACGCATCCCCGACGACGCGGTGCTGTTGGAATGCGCGGTCGCCGGCGTGCGGACCAAGCTGGACAGTTCGATCACGCGAGAATTGATCTCGATCGCGCCAACGCATCGCGGAATGCAGGCCATGGTCTGGGTCATCCCGCCGGTCGGCCGCGGAGAGATTCGATTGGAAGTGGTCTGCGATGACTGGGACAAACTATCTCGACCGCTGATCCAGTTGCATGCCTGCTTGGGCGGGCAAATGATTCCCAATGATTTGATTGCAGCGATCAACCAACACCTCGACGTCATCTCGACACAGGTCTTGTATTCGCTGCCCGACCAAGTCATGACCACACCCAAGTGGCTCGTGTCGCCCGATCATCAATTGTGGCGCATCCCCTTTGCGGCCTTGACGAAAGCTGATGGCAAGCGGGTCATCGAAGACCACGAAGTCCAGTATCTGCTGAGCGGTCGCGACCTGTTGGCGACCGAGTCGGTTGATCCGGTGTCCGCACCGATGATGGTTGCCAATCCCGACTACGGAAACGAGGCGAACGGCCAGTCCGACGCCGTCCCCTTCTCACCGTTGCCGGGAACCGCCAAGGAAGCAGAAGCGGTGTCGCCCTACTTGCGAACCCTGACAGGGTCGGTTCCGCAGGTCTTTCTCGGAGCCGGCGCCGCAGAGGATGTCGTGAAAACTGCCAACCGGCCCCAGATCGCCGTGTTCAGCACGCACGGGTTTTCGGAATATCGACATGAACAACACCCGATGGCGACCTGCGGCTTGGCGTTTGCCAACGCGAATTCGGCCTTCGGTGGCCAAGGCGATGGCATTTTGACAGGACTGGAAATCTTGGACTGCGACTTTCGTGGGACCGAACTGGTCGTCTTAAGTGCCTGTCAGACCGCCGTCGGCAGCGCCAGCAGCGGTGAGGGCGTCGCGGGATTGAGCCATGCCTTTCGTCTCGCGGGCGCGAAAACGGTCGTGGGCACATTGTGGTCGATCCCCGACCAGATCACGGCCGATCTGATGAAGGACTTCTTTGACCAGCTTTCCGAGGGCAAGCCGCCCGCAGCGTCGCTGCGATCGGCTCAACTGGCAACAATACGTCGACTCGATCAACAGGGGCTTCCCCCCATGCCGCACCTGTGGGCCGCATTCACGGCAACCGGGATTTCACAGCCGATCGGCGCCCGGGCGAGCGCCGAAGAGGCGCCCGAGTTCCGGACCTGGCGAAGTACCGACGGCAAGCATACGACCGTCGCCAAATGGATCGCGACCAAGCAAGACCGAGTCGTCCTGCAAAAGAAAGACGGTGATCAAATCGAAGTGAACCTGAACCATCTGCACGCCGACGATCGCCAATGGCTCCGCGAGCGTAAAGGGGACGGGGGTTGATAGATCACTCCGCTCGGTTCGCCAACGGTGATCTACAACTTAGCCTGGGGTGAGACCGGATGAGCCCCAGCGAATCCGGGCGTAACCCCAGGCTATGGATGTGAATGCCCTTCGGGCAAGTGCTGCGGAATGACTTCCGCAGTATAGTGGAACAGCCTTCTGAACTAACAAAGCAGATCGATGATTCCAACTGAGCGGTACTAACTAAAAAGTCGCTCAGTAATACAATCGACGTCCCACGCAGCGACAGGGAATCGCCTGAAGGCTAAACACCAACGGTTCATCCTTTTTCGCTTTCGCGGAAATACTCGTTCGGGAAGTCTGCTTGCGGTGCGTGATCGGGATGCCGCCAGGGAAAGTTCGGGCCGCGGTCTTCCAACAACGGAACCTCGTTGCCCTCGGACTCTTTCAGCAGCGACCAGAGCGTCTGGTTCATTGATTTGATCCGCCCCTGATGCGATGGATCATCGATCAAGTTGTTCATTTCTTCCGGATCGTTTTCCAAGTCATAGAATTCGTCGCGGTCCCACAGTCCGTGACAGCGGATGTATTTCCAGCGGCCACCGATCACCGCGTGCAGCGTCGGCGTGTGGGGATAGTTTCGTTCCCAGTAGTATTCGTACAGCAGGTGCTTTCGCGTCACATCCTCGGTCGACGTGCCGCAGATGGATTGCCACAAACTGACGCCGTCGACCGCCGCGGGGCACTCCGCGCCGGCGGCTTCCAATAGCGTCGGCGCGATATCGATGTTGCCGATCAAATGGCGGTAGGTCTGTCCGGCCGGGATTCGCCCCGGCGCCTTCATCAACAACGGCACCTTGGCGCTCGCTTCATAGGCGACGCGTTTGTCGATCAAACCATGATCGCCGAATTGAAACCCGTTGTCGCCCATGTAGACGAACACGGTATCGTCAGCGAGCCCGGATTGTTGCAGGAATTGGTCCAAGCGACCGACGCTGTCGTCGACGGCCAGGATCGATTCACAGTAGCGGCGGTAATAGACCGTCGGTGAAAAGTCGGCCATGTTGTATCCGAAATCGACGCCGTGCCGACTGTTACGCTGATTGCGGACCCACATCGGCAACTTTCCGGCGGCCATTTGTTCGGGCGTGGGAATTGGGATCGGCAACGGTTGGTCATCGTAACGACCGCGGTGACGATCGGCGGGAACGAAATCCGCATGAACCCCTTTGTGGCTGACGTACAAGAAAAACGGTTTGTCGGATTGTCGATTCGCCAACCAGTCGATCGCATAATCGGTCAGTTCATCGGTGATGTAACCTTTCTGATCGACACGCTTTCCATTGACATTGAAACCGTCGTAGGTCGTTTGGGGCACTTCGCGCGTCGTCCCATGACCATCGGGCCAGTACGTGCCTTGCCCCTTGAACGCGACCCAATGATCAAAGCCGCGCTGCGGGTCGTCGATGTCGCCGCCCATGTGCCATTTGCCGATGAAGGCGGTTTGGTAGCCGGCTTTTTGCAATTGTTGCGGGAAGAACACCAGATCCGCATCAACCGGATGGTAGTTGTCGACGACGCGGTGATTGTGCGCGTATTGTCCGGTCAAGATGGACGCGCGGCTGGGGGAACACAGCGACGTCGTCACGTACGCGTTGGTAAACATCGCGCCGGAAGAGGCGATCGCGTCGATGTGAGGCGTTTCGATGAACGGATGCCCGGCGGCGCCGATGCAGTCATAGCGATGGTCATCGCAAAGGACGAAGACGATGTTGGGCGGTGCGGCGGATGCGTGTTGACCGGTCCAACACCCGAGCAATCCGATCGTGAACAGGAGCAGTGGAAGACAGGCCGAAGGGCAGAGTAGACGTCTTTGAGGCATGAGATCGTAACAGGGCGCCAGTTGAATGAAAGACGGCTGGGAAATTGCCATGAAAAAACCCACCGATGGCAAAGCGTACCCACGGATGTAAATCGGCATGGGATCCGTGGGTACGCTTTGCCATCCGTGGGCTGATCTAATTTCAGGTTCGTGGCTTGAGTTCGACCTCGACGGCCACTCAAGCCGACGATCACTGTTCGCGGATGTCCGCGGTTAGGATCGCTTTGGCGGTGACCGATTCTTCACCGGCGGTGGTGATCAAGACGGTGACCTTTTGCGGGCCCTCGGCGTCGGTCGGCACGAAGGTCGCCGGAACGATATGAATCGTCTTGGCGACGGCCACTTTGGGGAACGTCACGTCCCAGCCTTCACAGGTGATCGATTCGATCGTGAACGGGGTAGCGCCTTTGATCACCAATCGTTTTTCGATCTTTTGACCGGGCTTCAAGCTGCCGAAGGCGATCGCTTGGGGCGAGATGCTGAGCGGGCTTTCGACCGTTCCGGTGACGGGGAAGGGGACTTCGGGGCGTTTCGTGTCGTTGGTGATCACGATGATTTCATTTTGGAAGGGGCCCGTGGGGGCATCTTCGCGGACCGCGACGGTCAATTCGTAATCGGTCCGCCCGGCGCCTCGGCTGACCAGTTTTTTGTCCGGGACCAGCCACGGCACGTTGCTTCGCACGTCGACGATTTCCCAATTGCTTCGTCCGGCGTACAGCACCCGCGTCGACTTTGACGCCGATTCGCCTTGGGCAACCGTTCCGAACTCGATCGCGCCGGGATGGAAGACCATGTCGCTGCGGATGTAGCCGTCGACCCGCAAACGGACTTCGCGATAGAAGGGCTTGTCGAACACGACGGTCAGCGTCGCGCCTTTTTTGCCGCGGAAGGTGTCGGTGTTGAACCGTGCCAAAATCGATCCCGTTTGGCCGGGTTGGATGTATTCGGTTTCGACGATCGGCGTGGTGCAGCCACAGCTGCGGCGAACGGTCTGGATGTGCAGCGGCTCGGTGTAGGGGTTGTAGACGGGAAAGCGGAATTCCGTTTTCGATGCCACCGCGACGGTCCCAAAGTCATGCGTTTTGATGGCGAACGCGTTGTCGGGCCATTGGGACTGGGCTGCGGCGCCGGCGGAGATCGAAATCGAAGCCGCAAGGACAACAAGGGCGGTGACGGTGGCGCGGAACATGTGGTGGACTCCCCCCGGATGGCAGTTGTATGGTGTGACAAAATTCATGTAGCGCGAATACTCCACAAGGTGCTCCCCGCTGGAGGGAACCTAGGTCAAGAAATCGCATCCCGCGGTCGCGTCACCACAAAATCCTCGCCTTGTCGCGCCGCCGCTTTATCGCCAAAACGGCGCGCTGGTCGATCGTTGGGAGGGTTCGGGGAACTGTCCTGGTTGGACCGGCCGGTGGACCCTTGTCGCATTCTCCGGTATGAATCCTGGTACGATGGGAATGATTACCGAATCCAACAAGTTGGGCAAGGGAATCCCCCGAACTTGAACTGTTTTTCCACAATATCCGTACCACCGGATGTTCGGATTCTCACGTCTGCGTTGACTTGATGGACAACCCACCCAATAAACAGACCGCAGCCGACACCGGAGGCCCCGAGCGGTTTGCCGCTGCACTGCAGCGAGTGCGTGACGGCGACGACGAAGCGATCGGCGAACTTTGGGACGGCTATTTCCAGCGTCTGGTTCGACTGGCGGCCAAACGGTTGCCGGCAAACTTGAAGCGGGCCGGCGACGAAGAGGACATCGCTTTGTCGGCCTTTCACAGCTTCATCGCAGGAATCCGCCGCGACCAATTCCCCGATCTGAGCGGCCCCGACAACCTGTGGGGGTTGCTGATCACATTGACGGGCCGCAAAGTCAACGCGCACCTGAGATTCCAGACCCGTCAAAAACGTGGCGGTGGCGCCGTGCGTGGCGAGTCCGTTTTCATGCATAGCGACGACACCCGAAAGTCCCCCGGCATCGGCGGAATCTCCGACGAAGCGATGACGGCGGATTTGAATGTCGAGCTGGAAGAGGCTTGCAACGCGCTGCTGGACCAATTGCCCGACGCCCAATTGCGGCAGATCGCCGTGATGCGGATGGACGGCTTTCTGGTGGACGAAATCGCCGATCGGCTGGGGATCAGCAAACGTGCGACCGAACGCCGATTGCAATTGATCCGGCGGACCTGGTCGGAAGCTGCCCATTCCGACGAAGACGACCCGGACGAGTCTGATTGAACCGATGCCCCGGTGGAAACACGATGAACTTGGACGACCTGACCGCCGCCGAATTAGCCGCCATCGACACGGTGTGCCTGGAGTTCGAGGAATGTTTCGACAGCGAACGTCCGCTGTCGGTCGAGCAAGCGATCAAGGCGTACATCGAACAACATGCCGGAACCCCGCTTCGCGAGCATATCGAACTGCTGCGTGAGGAATTGTTGGCGATCGAAAACGAGCTGCAAACCAAACGCCATCGCGCCCGTCAGGCGAGCGAATCGATCCCGACGCCTTTCCAATCCAAGACCGGATCCGATGCTCCCCGGCAGGCGTCCCGATCTCAGACGCCGCCAGACCAGACGCCTCACAGCAGCCCCTCTGTGAAGGGCCCCTTTGCCGGGCAGCGCCCGGTGTCCGACGCGATCAATCTCGACCCCATTGATCAAAAAACGCCCGACACCCATTGGATGGCTCCGCCGCCCGGATCTCCGCCACCGGGTTTTGCGACGCCTGCTGACGCCGACAACGACACCAAAGCCGACGGAACCCCCGAGGTCGCCGAGGGCGCTGCCCACGCGCGGGCACCACGCACGCGTCCTGACGACGAATCGGTCAGCTCCATCGGCCCCTATGCGATCAGCCGCGTTTTGGCCCGCGGTGGCATGGGCATCGTCTATCGTGCCCTGGATACACGGCTGGACCGCCCCGTTGCGATCAAAATGTTGGGGTTTCCCCATCTGGCGTCCTCCGATCCCAAACGCATCGAATTGGTGGAACGGTTTGAACGCGAAGCCAAAGCCGTCGCGGCGCTGTCGCACCCCAACATCGTGGAACTGTTCGACGTCGGCATGGCAGGCAGCGCGCCCTACGCGGTGATGGAATTTTTGAGTGGGCTGACGTTGGCCGACCAGCTTGCCGCCGGCCCGATGTCCCCCGAACAGACCTGTCAAATCGGAATGCAAATCGCCGGTGCCTTGGCAACGGCCCACGCGGCCGGCGTCATCCATCGCGATCTGAAACCCCAAAACGTGATGCTGGTCGACAACCACGACTCGGGCAACGATTCCGCGCCGCGGGTCAAACTGGTCGACTTCGGACTCTCGCGGGTCAGCGATTCGGCGTTTCCGGGCGATGTTCAGGACGCCGGCCGGACACGTTCGGGGACCATCTTGGGGACCCCCGGCTACATGGCCCCGGAACAAGCCCGCGGCGAATCGGCGACCACCGCGGCGGACATGTTCGGGTTCGGATGCGTGTTGTACGAAGTGTTTTATGGCAAACAGGCGATCCCGGGCGCCACTCCGGCGGATCGTCTGGCCGGTACGCTTCGCGGCGAGGTGCAATATGACCGCCTGCCTTGCGAGAAATCCAGGGTGTTGTGCGAGCTGATCGCGCAGTGCTTGGACAAAGATCCCGCCAAACGCCCGACGGCCACCGACGTCTACGCACGGTTGCGGCGGTTCGACATCAACCGCAGCGTTTCGTCGGCTCCGGACCTGGCGGCCCGTCCGGTGTGCGGCAGCGATCCCGGCGAAGGGCTGCTGCGGCGACACGTGTTGACGACGCTCGCCGGCGGACTGCTCGGCGGCATGTTCGGCTCCCTGACGCTTGGAAAAGCGACGGTCAACATGGGGTCGATCGAATCCATCGCGGTCTTGTCGCTGCGTGACGTCAACGCGTCGGCGACGGAGGACAGCGACGGGGGCATGCTGTTGGCCGACCGCGGCCTGGCCGACGGCGAAATCCTCGCTTCGGCGTTGGTCAATGAACTCTCGACCGTGGACGGTTTGACGGTGCTGCCCTATCGGCCACTGACAGCCCAGACGCCCCAACAGTTCGTCGCACTGGGTGAAGAACTGGGGGTCGATGCGTTCTTGACCGGATCTTACGAAAGCCAAACTTCGGGTCAGCAGAAGTACTGGTTGGTCAATTGGCAGTTGGTCAGCGCGGTCGATGGCAGCGTGCTGGACGGCAAACAGTTCGTGACCGAGCAAACGGTGGCCTTGCCGGGAGGGCAATTCCTGGCCCAAAGCGTCGTCGCCTCGGACATCGCTGGACAAATCGGTCGTGCGTTGGTCACGAGCGGCCAGAAACACAATGCCCCCGACCCGATGGCATATGGATGCCTGATGCGTGGGCATGCCTACGGCGACGCCGACTGCACCAAAGGGCTTGAGCGGGCGATCAGCTGTTTTGAAAAGGCCCACGAAGAGGACCCACGTTTGAGTGAGCCGTTGGCGGCGATCGCGCTGGCGTCGTTGAACCTGGCAGCGCGAAGCGATACCGCCGAATCGCTCGCCCATCTGGAAAAAGCGCGCACCAGCATGACCAAGGCGCTCGAAAAAGATCCCAGTTCGGTCGACGCCCGGGTCGCTCAAGCGATGATCGAATGGCAATCGCTGGACCACTATGACGAGGCGTACCGGTTGTTTGCGGAATTGCACCGCCAACACCGTTACAACTTTCAAGTCCAACATCAACGCGGTTTGCTGCTGGCCGCACTCGGATTGGGGGAACAAGCGATCGACGCGCTGCGCACGGCGACGAAGCTGAACCCGATGTCGATGCTGATCAAGACCGACAAGAGTCGCGTGGACTGGTTTTTCCAATACGATCGCCGTGCGTTGGTCGACGCCCAGCGGTATCGCGATTCGACGCCCGCCGGCAACCCATCCGCCAAGCTTGCCATCGGGTTGCTGATCGACATCTATGAACAACAAGGCGACTATCAGAGTGCGGCTGAGCAACAGGAATTTGCCACGGTGCCGACGTCGTCCCAGGAGTACTTTCATCTGCGGGAAGCGACCTTGGCCGAATTTCCTTACGGACCGTTCGGCTCGTCACTCAATCGCGCCATCTTTGATCTGCGAACCGACGCGGATCTCGACGATGGCCTGTTGGGACGGCTCAGCGAATCGGGGGCGACGATGTTCCCGCTGCTGCTGGCTCAGCATCCGGCATTCTTTGATCTGCGCGTCAGCCCGGCCGCAGCGCCGTACCTGCCGTCGGCCAAGGACATCACACGGACGGCCTAGCGGTTCGTCAATCCTGAGATTCGGCATCAACGAATCGTCAGGTGCGGAGGATCACTCGCGACCGCGGGGGCCGATCGGCGGGGCGACCGCCGGACCGGAATAACGGATCAACACGTAAATTCGAATCTACCGAAAAGAAATTCGATTGCCTAGAAAAAGAGTGGACGACGCGTCGCGGGCTGATCCTCGGCTGGCGCGCCGACAACTGGGCTTCAAACGGGTGCGTCGCCGACACTGTCCAACCCCGTCAACAGTCGTAATCGTCTAAGAATTCGTTCGTCCGCGGGTGCGCCAATCGCCCAGAATCGTGGTGATCGCGGCGATCGGGTCTGTCCCGAACAGCACCCCTGCTTGGTGGAATCGAGACCCTTGATCGACTAAACTGTCGATGCGTTCACATTCCGCTTCTCCGCCCCAGTTGAGCCACGCTTTCCGCATGCCGACCGCAGTCCGAACCAAGGCTTTGACACTGCTGAACAAAGTAACGTGTCCACACTGCTGGCATTTGTATGCGCCAGAGGAGTCCCTTTGGATTTCTGAGCACCCCGATTTGTTGGGTGACGCCAAGTTGGGATTCCAGCACGCGAAACGTTTTCTGCCCAGTCGCTTCAGCCCCCAGGGGGACGCGATCGATGAGATGGGACAGCACGCCACGCGGATGGCATGCCCCAAATGCCATCTGCACGTTCCGCGTTCGATGTACCAGGTGCCCAGTCTGTTCTTCAGCATTTTCGGGGCGCCGGCCTGTGGCAAAAGCTACTTCCTGACGTCGATGTCGTGGAAGCTCCGTCAAACGCTGCCGAAACGTTTTGCGGTTTCGTTGAGCGATGTGGATGCCGAAACGAATTCGCGGATTCATGAATACGAAGAATTACAATTCATGAATCCAGACCTGGACACCCCGGTGGCACTGGCAAAAACAGAAGAACAGGGGGACATGTACGACACGGTCGACATGGGCGACCACAGCGTTTCCTTGCCGCGTCCGTTCATGTTCAATCTGCAACCGCTGTCGAATCACCCTCGTTATCGCCGCAACCGCGAAATCTCCAAACTGGTTTGCCTGTATGACAACGCCGGGGAGAGCTTCTTTCCCGGAGCGGACAAAACGGTCAATCCGGTCACGCGGCACCTGGCCTGTTCGAAGTGTCTGTTTTTCTGTTTTGATCCGACGCAAGACACCCGTTTTCGACGTGCGTGCGAAGGCAAGACGGACGACCCACAGATGGTGTCGCGGACATCACGTTTGGCTCGCGAGACCAGTGTGCGTCAGGACACGATCCTGTTGGAAGCGATCCAACGCGTCCGCCGGCACGCCGGATTGCGTGACGACGAATTGCATCAACGGCCGTTGATCGTGATCGTGACCAAGTGGGACGCGTGGAAGAACCTGTTGCCGGACGTTTCGATCGAAGAGCCCTATCTGCCGGTCGAAGGCACCAAGTTCTGTACCTTGGACAGCCGACGAATCAAACAGACGTCCGACAGGGTCGGCGAGTTGATGTCGGAAATCTGTCCCGAAATCGTCGCCGCGGCCGAAGGTTTTTCGACCAGTCTGACCTTCATCCCCGTCAGCGCCAGCGGCAGCAGCCCGGCCGTCGATCCGGCGACCGGAGCGTTGGGGATTCGGCCACGTGACATGCAACCGTATTGGGTCGAGATTCCGATGTTGGTGGCGTTGCACAATTGGGCGGGCGGATTGGTCGGAGCGACCGGCGATTCCGCGTCCCTGGAAGATGGTCGCTGGATGACGGAACAACTAGAGTGACCCTTGAGTACTGAATTACTTTATACTTCCGCGCCCCAGGGTCTGCGTCACGGCAGTCGAGGTTTCTGTACGGTTCTGACGACCGCCGGAATGCCGATCAATGTGATCGGCAAGCTGGAAGCCATCTCGAGTTATCGCCACCTGTTTCCGCCGGACAGCAACCGCGCCGGGGAGAACCCGGTTTCGTTCGCCCACCAACGCGTCAACCTGGGCGGCCAAGTCGTCTCGGTCCTTTCCCGTATCGCGGCTTACGGAACCGACTACACCGGACGCACCAACAAGATCGCGCACCATGTCACCATCGACCCCGCCGAAATGCCCGCCGCCG containing:
- a CDS encoding ECF-type sigma factor; this encodes MDNPPNKQTAADTGGPERFAAALQRVRDGDDEAIGELWDGYFQRLVRLAAKRLPANLKRAGDEEDIALSAFHSFIAGIRRDQFPDLSGPDNLWGLLITLTGRKVNAHLRFQTRQKRGGGAVRGESVFMHSDDTRKSPGIGGISDEAMTADLNVELEEACNALLDQLPDAQLRQIAVMRMDGFLVDEIADRLGISKRATERRLQLIRRTWSEAAHSDEDDPDESD
- a CDS encoding protein kinase domain-containing protein, whose translation is MNLDDLTAAELAAIDTVCLEFEECFDSERPLSVEQAIKAYIEQHAGTPLREHIELLREELLAIENELQTKRHRARQASESIPTPFQSKTGSDAPRQASRSQTPPDQTPHSSPSVKGPFAGQRPVSDAINLDPIDQKTPDTHWMAPPPGSPPPGFATPADADNDTKADGTPEVAEGAAHARAPRTRPDDESVSSIGPYAISRVLARGGMGIVYRALDTRLDRPVAIKMLGFPHLASSDPKRIELVERFEREAKAVAALSHPNIVELFDVGMAGSAPYAVMEFLSGLTLADQLAAGPMSPEQTCQIGMQIAGALATAHAAGVIHRDLKPQNVMLVDNHDSGNDSAPRVKLVDFGLSRVSDSAFPGDVQDAGRTRSGTILGTPGYMAPEQARGESATTAADMFGFGCVLYEVFYGKQAIPGATPADRLAGTLRGEVQYDRLPCEKSRVLCELIAQCLDKDPAKRPTATDVYARLRRFDINRSVSSAPDLAARPVCGSDPGEGLLRRHVLTTLAGGLLGGMFGSLTLGKATVNMGSIESIAVLSLRDVNASATEDSDGGMLLADRGLADGEILASALVNELSTVDGLTVLPYRPLTAQTPQQFVALGEELGVDAFLTGSYESQTSGQQKYWLVNWQLVSAVDGSVLDGKQFVTEQTVALPGGQFLAQSVVASDIAGQIGRALVTSGQKHNAPDPMAYGCLMRGHAYGDADCTKGLERAISCFEKAHEEDPRLSEPLAAIALASLNLAARSDTAESLAHLEKARTSMTKALEKDPSSVDARVAQAMIEWQSLDHYDEAYRLFAELHRQHRYNFQVQHQRGLLLAALGLGEQAIDALRTATKLNPMSMLIKTDKSRVDWFFQYDRRALVDAQRYRDSTPAGNPSAKLAIGLLIDIYEQQGDYQSAAEQQEFATVPTSSQEYFHLREATLAEFPYGPFGSSLNRAIFDLRTDADLDDGLLGRLSESGATMFPLLLAQHPAFFDLRVSPAAAPYLPSAKDITRTA